The proteins below come from a single Prolixibacter sp. NT017 genomic window:
- a CDS encoding glycoside hydrolase family 16 protein yields MVKYMLLIFLFAFVSCKKETSGDLPVQQGARIISFAGYDWVVEDSNDNTVGPGPNYFSNSEDNVWVDDQGRMHLKITQRDGKWYCAKVSLWNTYGYHKYVFFLDSRVDQLDKNVVAGLFAYKTDVQEIDIEVSKWGDANNDNCQFAVQPSTTAGNKVRFNLQLKDDYSTHFFDWQKDSIKFGSYLGESLTPPQEDVVKTWTYTGEDIPTSQDLRLKINLWLFRGKYPSDNQNNELIVSDFKIL; encoded by the coding sequence ATGGTAAAGTACATGCTACTTATATTTCTGTTCGCCTTTGTTTCATGCAAAAAGGAAACGTCCGGTGATTTACCTGTCCAACAAGGAGCAAGGATAATCTCATTTGCGGGATACGACTGGGTGGTTGAAGACTCGAACGATAATACAGTAGGGCCTGGGCCTAACTATTTTTCGAATTCCGAAGACAATGTTTGGGTCGACGATCAGGGACGGATGCATCTAAAAATAACTCAACGTGACGGAAAATGGTATTGTGCAAAAGTCTCGCTTTGGAATACCTATGGTTATCACAAATATGTTTTTTTCCTGGATAGTCGCGTAGACCAACTCGACAAAAATGTAGTCGCCGGTTTATTTGCGTACAAGACTGATGTGCAGGAAATCGATATTGAAGTTTCCAAATGGGGAGATGCGAACAACGATAATTGTCAGTTCGCCGTTCAGCCCTCTACAACTGCGGGTAACAAAGTGAGATTCAATCTGCAGTTGAAAGACGATTACTCAACGCACTTTTTCGACTGGCAGAAAGATTCAATCAAATTTGGCTCATACCTCGGTGAAAGCTTAACGCCCCCGCAAGAAGATGTGGTAAAAACCTGGACTTATACCGGAGAAGATATTCCAACATCTCAGGACCTGAGATTAAAAATCAACCTTTGGTTATTTCGCGGAAAATATCCCAGCGACAATCAAAACAACGAATTGATTGTGAGTGATTTTAAAATATTATGA
- a CDS encoding DNRLRE domain-containing protein, with protein sequence MNKNKIYFFGAYLVRIMVASSLLMLVLTRCEIQPDFEYQHSYTDPNLNMTAWEYIQQQDSLSFLKEAITATGLQDMYSGADKKTFIAPRNSAFRDYLTTNNYSSISDIPVPILKNILLYHIIPQKILFTDSTFYTVNFPVAFETENGQQMYLSRNNNYQGVINQGTNQSWTIVTSNLEPTNGAIHISPALVYYSAVTGTTDITNPSLETDTIYATQDTYINGGTKADQNFGSDILIKVKDVDGAGDYDRRTFLMFDLKDITKTGNLRQAFVDVGVNFTHGKGLRLSLYDVPDTTWSETSMTWNNAPASDPNEISHLITSKVSVFSWDCSDYVAGKLQNPGKISIKIDGEPGGNETNDLISKENPKNVPPMLICVFSSGNSNLAMGTNTGFSVENGGSAVLKSSELEMSGAAPADIIYTLESAPSNGWLIMGTQTLTDGSKFTQLDIDTGNIVYVHSGTSSADDSFTVSVEDRDGGSINPFDVAITVQ encoded by the coding sequence ATGAATAAAAATAAGATATATTTCTTTGGGGCTTACCTGGTAAGAATAATGGTGGCTTCAAGCTTGCTCATGCTGGTTCTTACACGATGCGAAATTCAACCAGACTTTGAGTATCAGCACAGTTATACGGATCCGAATTTGAACATGACAGCCTGGGAGTATATTCAGCAACAAGATTCCCTGTCATTCTTGAAGGAAGCCATTACAGCTACCGGATTGCAGGATATGTATTCCGGAGCAGATAAAAAAACATTTATCGCTCCTCGCAACAGTGCATTCAGAGATTATCTGACAACCAATAATTATAGCAGTATCAGTGATATCCCGGTACCGATATTGAAAAACATCTTGTTGTATCATATTATTCCTCAAAAGATACTGTTTACGGATAGTACATTTTATACGGTGAATTTTCCGGTTGCTTTTGAGACCGAGAACGGTCAACAAATGTATTTATCCCGGAATAACAATTATCAGGGAGTGATCAACCAGGGAACAAACCAGAGCTGGACGATTGTAACCTCTAACCTGGAACCCACGAACGGAGCTATCCATATTTCTCCTGCTCTTGTTTACTATTCGGCGGTAACCGGTACGACGGATATTACAAATCCGTCGCTGGAAACCGATACCATTTATGCTACGCAAGACACGTATATCAATGGCGGTACAAAAGCCGATCAGAACTTTGGTTCCGATATTCTCATTAAAGTGAAAGATGTAGATGGCGCCGGAGATTACGACAGAAGAACGTTCCTGATGTTCGATTTGAAGGACATTACTAAAACCGGCAATTTAAGACAGGCTTTCGTCGATGTGGGTGTGAACTTCACGCATGGAAAAGGATTACGTTTGAGTTTGTATGATGTTCCGGATACAACATGGTCTGAGACTTCGATGACCTGGAACAATGCTCCCGCTTCCGACCCGAATGAGATATCACATCTGATCACAAGCAAGGTTTCAGTGTTTAGCTGGGATTGCTCCGATTATGTGGCCGGAAAACTGCAGAATCCCGGAAAAATTTCAATTAAAATTGATGGTGAACCAGGAGGAAACGAAACCAACGATCTCATTTCGAAAGAAAATCCCAAAAATGTACCACCGATGCTGATTTGTGTTTTCTCTTCGGGTAACAGTAACCTCGCAATGGGCACAAATACCGGGTTCTCGGTTGAAAACGGAGGTTCCGCAGTTCTGAAAAGCAGCGAACTTGAGATGAGTGGAGCCGCTCCGGCCGACATTATCTATACACTTGAGTCTGCTCCTTCAAACGGATGGTTGATAATGGGAACACAAACATTGACCGACGGCAGTAAATTCACTCAGTTAGACATTGACACCGGTAACATTGTGTATGTACATTCCGGTACCAGTTCGGCTGATGATAGCTTTACCGTATCTGTTGAAGATAGGGATGGAGGTAGCATTAATCCGTTCGATGTCGCAATTACTGTTCAATAA
- a CDS encoding RagB/SusD family nutrient uptake outer membrane protein, whose amino-acid sequence MKMKYIKLTVAIILLFQVVACTDNILDKSPVSSFSAEGFYKTKSDAQAGVYGIYNAAQSVFRVNFAYWGEGRADNVQTDQSGEGLILMQNNLSESASSADWSTLYRMISRANYAIKYIPDVYKDDPGGGTQLIGQAKALRALAYFYLVRVWGDVPLITEPYTSTDQDIFVTKTDKEQVLDQIEQDLTYAATNCVEKFNNEKDRIMVTQGTANALLTEVYMWRHKYSEAVASSQLVLNNPLYSLVSNMDDWGKIFTDGYSKESIFEVGYNDEQTNLLRVLYALGSYAIYTPSEKFKASYESGDRRIPYVYDTTLSDPKAIWKFLGKGVNDEDPSKSHQDIVLIRLADIMLLRAEALTQLGGAENINEALNLLNKIRTRAGLPAFNTEQEAADKYGDLESAILHERSIELCFEGHRWFDLVRTGRAISTMQPINGLSDEGNLVWPISTSVLNKNPNMEQNDYYK is encoded by the coding sequence ATGAAAATGAAATATATCAAATTAACTGTCGCAATTATACTTCTGTTCCAGGTGGTAGCCTGTACAGATAATATACTAGATAAAAGCCCGGTTAGTAGTTTTTCTGCTGAGGGATTTTATAAAACAAAAAGTGATGCACAGGCTGGAGTCTATGGAATCTACAACGCTGCCCAATCCGTTTTTAGAGTTAATTTCGCTTACTGGGGCGAAGGACGGGCAGACAATGTGCAAACTGACCAATCCGGAGAAGGATTGATTTTGATGCAGAATAACCTAAGTGAGTCAGCGAGCTCTGCTGATTGGTCAACATTATATAGAATGATTAGTCGGGCAAACTATGCCATTAAATACATTCCCGATGTATACAAAGACGATCCGGGTGGTGGTACACAATTAATTGGTCAGGCGAAAGCTTTACGTGCACTCGCATACTTCTATCTGGTTCGCGTATGGGGGGACGTCCCGTTAATCACCGAACCTTATACCTCTACTGATCAGGATATTTTCGTGACAAAAACGGATAAAGAACAGGTTCTTGATCAGATTGAACAGGATCTGACGTATGCCGCTACCAATTGCGTTGAAAAATTCAATAACGAAAAGGACCGGATCATGGTTACGCAGGGAACGGCGAATGCCTTGCTTACAGAGGTCTATATGTGGAGACACAAATATAGCGAAGCAGTTGCTTCATCTCAGTTGGTGCTGAATAACCCTTTGTATTCATTAGTCTCGAATATGGATGACTGGGGAAAGATTTTCACCGACGGCTATTCAAAAGAAAGCATTTTTGAAGTTGGCTATAACGATGAGCAAACGAATCTGCTGCGTGTTCTTTATGCACTTGGATCGTACGCCATTTATACGCCTTCCGAAAAATTTAAAGCTTCTTACGAATCGGGTGATCGGCGTATTCCCTATGTGTATGATACAACCCTTTCCGATCCGAAAGCAATTTGGAAGTTTTTGGGTAAAGGAGTGAACGATGAAGATCCTTCCAAGTCACATCAGGATATTGTTCTTATCAGGCTGGCCGATATCATGTTGCTCCGCGCCGAGGCTTTAACGCAACTCGGAGGTGCAGAGAATATAAATGAAGCTCTGAATCTGCTAAATAAAATTCGGACCAGGGCAGGATTGCCAGCTTTTAATACGGAACAGGAAGCTGCTGACAAATATGGTGACTTGGAGTCTGCCATTTTGCACGAAAGATCAATCGAACTATGTTTTGAAGGTCACCGTTGGTTCGATCTTGTCAGAACCGGACGAGCTATTTCTACCATGCAACCTATAAACGGGTTGAGTGATGAAGGAAACCTGGTTTGGCCTATCAGTACGAGCGTTTTGAATAAGAATCCGAATATGGAGCAAAACGACTATTACAAGTAG
- a CDS encoding SusC/RagA family TonB-linked outer membrane protein, whose amino-acid sequence MKLTLLLTFLVVVAFGKSFSQESNLTFNFRNANIREVLKAIEQSTDYVFIYKDDLFDYSKKYSLNIENKNIYDVLEQICAETGVAYDIRDHQVILREREAPLQQSAQPQERKVSGVVLDSNGEPIPGVNVRVVGTTTGTITDANGNFSINVPSKTRMLQFSFVGMKTKEVDITGKNMLNVVLEDSAVSLNEIVAVGYGIQKKRDLTGSIVSVNMGAVENSKVKDVMSALQGRAAGVQVVSNSGAPGDGITVTVRGQSSLNSGNSPLYVIDGVPVETNSLSQLNGWNSHGLNPLADINPADIQSIEVLKDAASTSIYGARAANGVILITTKRGQAGKAQVSVNASMGYSKITRFLSVLNATQWRQVVTDAYRNLDYYNGATTPTEPSWTVIDSLSPRNNGDVDWQDVMYRTAKQSQVDFSVAGGSKTSKYAFSTSVLDQDGIFLASNYKRITSRLNTDFTVSDKMKIGQSVSYTHGVNNRINAGGTGNNSLVVSILVRPPTYSLTFPDGSPINYFFGKRNPVALAEEVTHLNTTNRIIGNQYLEYELLKGLKFRANLSLDFINMKEDEFYPTTVDYRAGYNRGAVRSTNNLTWANDDYLTYTKSFNDVHHLSAMAGFSTQEWKTEVTGLDGMYFASDNIHTLNGAGTISNQAVNVAYGHSLASYFGRLTYDYKSKYLFEANFRADGSSRFGKDNRFGYFPSASTAWRFSDEPFVKDLNFFDDGKLRFSVGQTGNEAIGNYTSQGEFAIGTNYLDNSGASPTVMPNSALHWETTTQYDAGIDLTMLNNRVSFVGDVYIKNTSNLLFAVPIPETTGFNYITKNIGKIQNKGLELSLTTYNFVKAFKWNTSFNISFNRNKVVSLPEDILTNGFIQNGSYHILKEGEPIGVFYGWKSMGVYSRDEDNVDHVRMGSSNGKEFMGGDVIWEDLNGDHIIDDNDRQIIGNAQPKFTGGLNNELSYKNFSLNVFFQFSYGNDIYSNLNFMRNWVNSYNNVSTDALNRWREQGDVTNYPKPTRGDPMRNTNRVSNRWIEDGSYIRLKNVNLAYDFPNVITDKLKISGLRLYVTGQNLVTWTHYTGYDPEVSSYSGLQLGIDDGAYPQSRTFIMGLNVKF is encoded by the coding sequence ATGAAATTAACCTTACTACTAACTTTTCTTGTAGTTGTGGCTTTCGGAAAAAGCTTTTCGCAGGAAAGCAATCTGACATTCAATTTCAGAAATGCTAATATACGGGAAGTTCTCAAAGCCATAGAACAATCAACCGACTATGTTTTTATTTACAAGGACGATTTGTTCGATTACTCCAAAAAGTATTCCCTGAACATTGAAAATAAAAATATCTATGATGTTTTGGAGCAAATCTGCGCTGAGACCGGCGTCGCTTATGATATTCGCGACCATCAGGTGATTCTCAGGGAGAGAGAAGCTCCTCTACAGCAGTCTGCCCAGCCGCAGGAAAGGAAGGTATCGGGTGTCGTACTGGACAGTAACGGAGAACCCATACCCGGTGTCAACGTACGGGTGGTTGGAACCACTACTGGTACAATAACCGATGCAAACGGGAATTTCAGTATCAATGTGCCTTCAAAAACCAGGATGCTGCAATTCTCCTTTGTTGGGATGAAGACCAAAGAGGTGGACATCACCGGGAAGAACATGCTGAATGTTGTGTTGGAAGATTCGGCTGTATCGCTGAACGAGATTGTGGCGGTTGGATATGGTATCCAGAAAAAGCGCGACCTGACCGGTTCGATTGTATCGGTAAATATGGGGGCGGTCGAGAATTCAAAAGTAAAAGATGTGATGTCGGCATTGCAAGGCCGCGCAGCCGGTGTTCAGGTGGTTTCCAATTCTGGAGCTCCCGGTGATGGAATCACCGTAACTGTTCGTGGGCAATCTTCCCTGAACTCGGGAAACAGTCCGCTCTATGTTATCGACGGAGTGCCCGTTGAGACCAATTCATTATCCCAGTTAAACGGATGGAATTCACACGGATTAAATCCACTGGCCGATATCAACCCGGCCGATATTCAGTCAATAGAAGTGTTAAAAGATGCCGCTTCCACTTCTATCTACGGTGCCCGAGCTGCTAACGGTGTAATTTTGATTACTACCAAGCGCGGACAAGCAGGTAAAGCGCAAGTAAGTGTCAACGCTTCTATGGGGTACAGTAAAATTACCCGCTTCCTCAGTGTCTTGAATGCGACGCAATGGCGTCAGGTTGTTACCGATGCATATCGTAACCTGGACTATTACAACGGGGCAACAACTCCGACAGAACCAAGCTGGACGGTCATCGATTCACTCAGCCCTCGCAACAACGGCGATGTTGACTGGCAAGATGTAATGTATCGTACTGCTAAACAAAGTCAGGTAGATTTTTCGGTTGCCGGAGGAAGCAAAACTTCGAAGTATGCCTTCAGTACATCAGTATTGGATCAGGATGGTATTTTCCTGGCTTCAAATTACAAACGAATTACTTCCAGGTTGAACACCGATTTTACGGTTTCCGATAAAATGAAAATCGGTCAGAGTGTTTCCTATACGCATGGTGTTAACAATCGTATTAATGCCGGTGGTACCGGGAACAACAGCCTGGTGGTCTCTATTTTGGTCAGGCCTCCGACATATTCGTTGACCTTCCCCGATGGTTCACCCATTAACTATTTCTTTGGAAAACGTAACCCGGTGGCATTGGCCGAAGAGGTTACGCACCTGAATACGACAAACCGTATCATTGGTAACCAGTATTTGGAATACGAACTTCTCAAGGGATTGAAATTCCGGGCTAACCTGAGTCTCGATTTCATTAATATGAAAGAGGACGAATTCTATCCGACAACCGTCGATTACCGGGCAGGATACAACCGCGGAGCTGTTCGCTCTACCAATAACCTGACCTGGGCAAACGACGACTATCTGACCTATACCAAGTCGTTCAACGATGTGCATCACCTTTCGGCCATGGCCGGATTTAGCACGCAGGAATGGAAAACAGAGGTAACCGGTCTGGACGGAATGTACTTTGCCAGTGATAACATTCATACGCTGAATGGTGCCGGTACCATTTCCAATCAGGCCGTCAACGTAGCCTATGGACATAGTCTGGCTTCCTATTTCGGTCGTTTGACTTATGACTATAAAAGCAAATATCTCTTCGAAGCAAACTTCAGGGCCGACGGTTCATCCCGTTTTGGTAAAGACAACCGTTTCGGTTATTTCCCATCAGCCTCAACTGCGTGGCGCTTTTCGGATGAGCCGTTTGTAAAGGATCTGAACTTCTTTGACGATGGTAAATTGCGTTTCAGTGTTGGACAAACCGGTAACGAAGCCATCGGAAACTATACTTCGCAGGGAGAGTTTGCTATTGGGACCAATTATCTCGATAATTCCGGTGCATCTCCAACCGTGATGCCTAACTCAGCTCTGCACTGGGAAACTACGACACAGTATGACGCCGGTATAGATTTGACGATGCTGAACAACCGGGTATCCTTCGTCGGCGATGTCTATATCAAAAATACATCCAACCTGTTGTTCGCTGTTCCGATTCCGGAAACGACCGGGTTTAACTACATCACTAAGAACATTGGTAAAATTCAGAACAAGGGGCTGGAACTTTCGCTGACGACCTACAACTTTGTGAAAGCCTTTAAATGGAATACAAGTTTCAATATCAGCTTCAACCGAAACAAAGTTGTCAGTCTTCCCGAGGATATATTGACGAATGGTTTTATTCAAAACGGTTCATACCATATTCTGAAGGAAGGCGAACCCATCGGTGTTTTCTACGGATGGAAATCAATGGGCGTTTATTCCAGGGATGAAGACAATGTTGACCATGTACGAATGGGATCGTCCAACGGAAAAGAATTTATGGGCGGCGATGTAATTTGGGAAGATCTGAATGGTGATCACATCATCGATGATAACGATCGGCAAATTATCGGAAACGCGCAACCCAAATTTACGGGTGGTCTGAACAACGAGTTAAGTTATAAGAATTTCAGTTTGAATGTTTTCTTCCAGTTCTCTTACGGAAATGACATTTACAGTAACCTGAATTTCATGAGGAACTGGGTAAATTCATATAACAACGTTTCGACCGATGCATTGAATCGCTGGAGAGAACAGGGTGATGTAACCAATTACCCGAAACCTACCCGCGGCGACCCAATGAGAAATACCAACCGGGTGTCCAATCGTTGGATCGAAGATGGTTCTTACATCCGTTTGAAAAACGTTAACCTGGCTTACGATTTTCCTAACGTGATTACCGACAAGTTGAAAATTAGTGGCTTACGTCTTTATGTAACCGGACAAAACCTGGTGACATGGACGCATTATACCGGATACGACCCGGAAGTGAGCTCATATAGTGGTTTGCAGTTAGGCATCGATGATGGAGCTTACCCACAGAGCCGCACATTTATTATGGGTTTAAATGTTAAATTTTAA
- a CDS encoding FecR family protein, with the protein MDKIGQFLEDKRFIDWVFHPDEDIERYWENYLREHPEEKTNLLLARKVVGKFRTIDSDLSESQKIMLFSGILKEIERRQSGRRTIKLFTVISRYAAVALLFFSIGALLFYRKDNRDQRFLTEEISGQPSGPMTTLIRPNGQHIKLAEDKSTFAYQAGNKKLVINDSIQVASSESTPGKKNNEMNQLIVPYGKTSEMLLSDGTKIYLNAGSRLIYPDVFEGKHREVFLVGEAYFEVHKDPKHPFIVQTTDINVEVLGTHFNVSAYPSDNVYETTLAEGKVRIRQNNAGLFDKSIDLVPNQMAAYNRDNKETKVRHVDVENYILWKDGMLKFASSDFNRVTRKLERFYNIRITFQDPMVGMLKISGKLMLTEKKNEVMDVLSQTASVKIVQIGKDNYEIMKN; encoded by the coding sequence ATGGACAAGATTGGTCAGTTTTTAGAAGATAAACGCTTTATCGATTGGGTATTTCATCCCGATGAAGACATCGAACGCTATTGGGAGAATTACCTTCGGGAGCATCCGGAAGAGAAAACCAATCTTCTATTGGCCCGAAAAGTGGTTGGAAAGTTTCGCACCATCGACAGTGACCTTTCCGAAAGTCAAAAGATTATGCTTTTCTCCGGTATTCTTAAGGAAATAGAACGGAGACAATCTGGTCGCCGGACAATTAAGCTGTTTACTGTTATTTCGCGTTACGCGGCAGTAGCATTGCTGTTCTTCTCCATTGGTGCATTACTCTTTTACCGCAAGGATAACCGGGATCAACGCTTTCTTACCGAGGAAATTTCAGGTCAACCCTCGGGACCGATGACAACACTGATTCGCCCTAATGGGCAACACATCAAATTGGCAGAAGATAAGTCGACTTTTGCCTATCAGGCTGGCAATAAAAAGCTGGTGATTAACGATTCCATCCAGGTGGCATCATCGGAAAGCACGCCAGGCAAAAAGAACAATGAGATGAATCAACTCATTGTTCCTTACGGGAAAACATCCGAAATGCTGTTATCCGACGGAACGAAGATTTACCTGAACGCTGGCAGTCGCCTCATTTATCCTGATGTATTCGAAGGAAAGCATCGGGAAGTATTTCTCGTTGGTGAGGCATATTTCGAGGTACATAAAGATCCCAAACATCCGTTTATCGTACAAACGACCGATATCAACGTCGAAGTTTTGGGAACTCACTTTAATGTCTCAGCCTATCCTTCTGATAATGTATACGAAACAACACTGGCTGAAGGAAAAGTGCGCATTCGCCAAAACAACGCCGGGCTGTTTGATAAGTCGATTGATTTGGTTCCGAACCAGATGGCGGCCTACAATCGCGATAACAAGGAAACGAAAGTCCGGCATGTGGATGTGGAAAACTACATCCTTTGGAAAGACGGCATGCTGAAGTTTGCCAGTTCCGACTTTAACCGGGTAACCCGAAAACTCGAACGCTTTTATAATATCCGTATCACTTTCCAGGATCCGATGGTCGGCATGCTGAAGATTTCAGGAAAGCTGATGTTAACGGAAAAGAAAAACGAAGTGATGGATGTGTTGTCACAAACCGCTTCAGTGAAAATAGTTCAAATAGGAAAAGATAATTATGAGATAATGAAAAATTAG
- a CDS encoding RNA polymerase sigma factor: protein MERIHILWEQIVQKDDKEAFAELYNLFIDDLYRYGSKLSPDEGMVKDSIQEVFLDLYDKRKKSNITRNLRLYLIVALKRVLIRKLQKYRRLEKRDINDVDMFEVQYSFEEQYMEEEASTLVLEKVKKIITDLPAKQKEIIYLRFNLSLEYAEISLMLGISVESVRKQVYRAIKSVRESIDYPDLLLLLFLSYHTNGSPHTA, encoded by the coding sequence ATGGAAAGGATTCATATTTTATGGGAGCAAATTGTCCAAAAGGATGATAAAGAAGCTTTTGCTGAACTTTATAACCTTTTTATCGACGATCTGTATCGCTATGGAAGCAAGTTGAGTCCGGATGAAGGCATGGTCAAAGATTCCATCCAGGAAGTTTTTCTCGATCTGTACGACAAGCGTAAGAAATCCAACATCACCAGAAACCTGCGGCTCTATCTGATTGTCGCATTGAAAAGAGTACTGATAAGAAAACTGCAAAAGTATCGCCGACTGGAAAAGCGTGATATTAACGATGTGGACATGTTCGAAGTGCAATACAGCTTCGAAGAGCAGTATATGGAGGAGGAGGCTAGTACCCTGGTGTTGGAAAAGGTGAAGAAGATTATTACCGACTTACCAGCCAAACAAAAAGAGATTATTTATCTGAGATTCAATCTGAGTCTCGAGTATGCTGAAATTTCCTTGATGCTGGGAATTTCTGTGGAATCTGTCAGAAAGCAGGTCTACCGTGCTATTAAGTCGGTTCGCGAGAGCATCGATTACCCCGATTTACTTCTGCTCCTCTTTCTCTCCTATCATACGAATGGTTCTCCCCATACGGCCTGA
- a CDS encoding response regulator gives MDVNEPKDKLKVLYLEDDAYDVEIMREILDDSFDAEMYNVDNRDDFLAALRHDERFDLILSDYNLPDFDATGALDVASEISPMVPFICVSGTVGEEKAVELLKQGATDYVLKDRMVRLVPAIRRALKETEEKRKLAEAHERLKRQNEELYLAKIKAEESDRLKSAFLANMSHEIRTPMNGILGFSELLLANDDPKEHETYAGIIRESCDQLLYLIDNILDLSLIEANQIQVKKGLVDLEKLFIYLFSMFELKCKKKNIKLKMVPVPEESRYITSDISKLKQILTNLVGNAVKFTHDGSVEFGLKGDMHSLIFYVKDTGIGIHEDHHQLVFERFRQVEEGTTRTYGGTGLGLSIAKSLAESLGGYMWFESVPDDGSVFYFSHPLKNRQIKDKIRLAKNPEVDYSDLTFLVVEDERNNFIYINELLKDTGGRVTHASNGQKAVELCRTRYPSFDLIIMDIRMPVMDGLEATQRIKKQNDVPVLALTAYALNTDRERILAAGCDDYLSKPFKKKDLLEAINKLVKQS, from the coding sequence ATGGATGTAAACGAACCAAAAGATAAGCTAAAGGTGCTCTATCTGGAAGATGACGCTTACGATGTTGAGATTATGCGTGAGATTCTGGACGATTCATTCGATGCGGAAATGTACAATGTTGATAATCGCGATGACTTTTTAGCAGCACTGCGTCACGATGAGAGATTCGATCTCATTCTTTCAGATTATAACCTTCCCGATTTCGATGCCACTGGAGCATTGGACGTTGCGTCTGAAATTTCTCCGATGGTACCGTTTATTTGTGTTTCCGGAACGGTTGGGGAGGAGAAAGCTGTTGAGCTTTTAAAGCAAGGTGCTACCGATTATGTGTTGAAAGACAGAATGGTCCGGTTGGTTCCGGCTATCCGGCGGGCATTGAAAGAAACAGAGGAAAAGCGGAAACTAGCGGAAGCGCACGAGAGGTTAAAGAGACAAAATGAAGAGTTGTATCTTGCTAAGATAAAAGCCGAGGAAAGCGACCGCTTGAAATCAGCTTTTCTGGCCAACATGAGCCACGAGATCAGAACACCGATGAACGGAATTCTTGGTTTTTCAGAGTTATTGCTTGCCAACGATGATCCCAAAGAACATGAAACTTATGCCGGGATTATCCGGGAATCGTGTGACCAACTTCTCTACTTGATCGATAACATACTCGATTTATCATTGATTGAAGCGAACCAAATCCAGGTGAAGAAAGGGTTAGTCGATCTGGAGAAGTTGTTTATCTATCTCTTTTCGATGTTTGAACTGAAGTGCAAGAAGAAAAATATCAAACTGAAAATGGTTCCGGTTCCGGAAGAAAGCCGGTATATCACTTCCGATATTTCGAAGCTCAAACAAATTCTGACCAATTTGGTAGGAAACGCTGTGAAGTTTACACACGACGGCTCTGTTGAGTTTGGTTTGAAAGGCGACATGCATAGCCTGATATTCTATGTGAAAGATACGGGAATCGGAATTCACGAAGATCATCATCAGTTGGTATTTGAACGCTTCAGGCAGGTGGAAGAAGGAACTACCCGTACTTACGGCGGAACAGGTCTCGGCCTGTCGATTGCTAAATCGTTGGCTGAATCGCTGGGAGGATATATGTGGTTCGAGTCGGTACCCGACGATGGTTCGGTTTTCTATTTTTCACATCCGTTAAAGAACAGGCAGATCAAGGATAAAATCAGGCTGGCTAAAAATCCGGAAGTCGACTACAGTGATCTCACTTTTTTAGTTGTTGAGGATGAACGGAATAATTTTATTTACATCAATGAATTACTGAAAGACACAGGGGGACGGGTAACGCATGCATCGAATGGTCAGAAAGCAGTGGAGCTTTGTCGTACCCGCTATCCGTCCTTCGATTTGATTATCATGGATATTCGTATGCCGGTGATGGATGGTTTGGAAGCAACACAGCGTATTAAGAAACAGAACGATGTTCCGGTCCTGGCTTTGACAGCCTACGCGCTGAATACTGATCGGGAACGTATTTTGGCTGCCGGATGTGATGATTATCTATCCAAGCCTTTCAAAAAGAAGGATTTATTGGAGGCCATAAATAAACTGGTTAAACAGTCGTAA
- a CDS encoding response regulator — MEIKTVLLAEDNPRDAELTLEALKENNLANDIIWVQDGEMVMNYLLKEGEFADRNPGLPAVVILDLKMPKMDGIETLAAIRSNEKLKSIPVVMLTSSQQEEDLVKSYDLGVNAYVVKPVDLADFMEAIKQLGMFWVVVNQSPKI; from the coding sequence ATGGAAATTAAAACGGTTTTATTGGCAGAAGATAATCCCCGGGATGCCGAGTTGACCCTGGAGGCTCTGAAGGAGAATAATCTGGCAAATGACATCATTTGGGTGCAGGATGGTGAAATGGTAATGAATTACCTGTTGAAGGAAGGCGAGTTTGCTGACCGGAATCCGGGACTTCCCGCCGTTGTTATTTTGGATTTGAAAATGCCCAAGATGGACGGAATTGAAACTTTAGCCGCTATTCGGAGTAATGAAAAACTGAAATCAATTCCTGTCGTGATGTTAACGTCATCGCAGCAGGAGGAAGATTTGGTGAAAAGCTATGATCTTGGAGTAAATGCCTATGTTGTAAAACCGGTCGATTTGGCTGATTTTATGGAGGCTATCAAACAGCTGGGAATGTTCTGGGTTGTTGTGAATCAATCACCTAAAATTTGA